The nucleotide window CTCAGGATACTTCTGATTCCCCAAAGAACTTAGGATGTACCAGCCCCTAGCACCTCATTACCAATCATACTGAACATCCACATAGATATTTGTTCTCTTACCATTGCCTACAGGGAGAGTCCTCCTTCCCCAAGGAATGTTGCCTCATTTTTGTATCCTTCTCTGATGCTCTCAGCTTATCGTGTCTCTGGGCTTAACAGTATCTCAGGAAATCATAGCCCTTTTTTCTCCCCATAACAATACTtgatgttaaatattatttttctatttcttaaatgagAAATATGTGTATCATGGAGTTTATATCAGGGTCCTTTAATGAGTGTAAGATCCAGGTTTCATTTCTGTTTGAAGCTAACTTTTCAACCATACCAGATCGCTTCTTTAATCTGTGCATTATTTCTTTCCTACTGTTTTAAGATCATCTTTATTACTACAACAATACTATCTTATATGTGTTTGTAAGTCAATTTTCCTCTATTAGTTAGGATACCAGTCTTTGTTTAACAcatcatatatatttgtatgccTAACATTAAGACCAGGTACAGGGAAGGTACTGACTCTTTTCTTGCTTATTCAAGTAGATCAGGTCACTTTGAGGATACAGAACTTGAGTTTTATGAAATGGACAAGTCTTTTCTGAAAAGGGATATGTTTTCTATGCTTTTTATATCTCTAATTCACATTGAGGGTCATTTTCCTAATCACGTATAAAAATATAGGACAAAGCTGATACATAGTTATCCCTactttagtttgtttttaaagccCCATAATGAgtagaaagtgtgtgtgtgtgtgtgtgtgtgtgtgtgtgtgtgtgtattgttaATCTATATTTGGAAAGTCTCAGTTATTCagaatgaaaaatcttaaatcttatGTTCTCTGGCAGCTAGTCTGATACTTTCTTTTAagcaatttattctttttgaaaatatttatcagaAGAACAGGTGAGCAGTATCAGTAGTCCCACCTCTACTGATTattgctccctgggctccctaTCTTAGTCTGCCCTGACTCCCTGgctcttttctgcttctttggcTGGGATAGCCCTTACTGTCACTCTTCTTAGTACTTGGCCACTCTGTTCTTTGTTTAGTAGTGAGGGAAATAAGATGGTACCCCCcaaaagaaataactaaataaaacagATGAGTTTATAAAGCATAGATTCCATATGGGTAGAATAATTGGATTTTGTCCACAAGGAACCACACATAATGTTGCTTACCAGATAAATGGATCCTGTATAGGTTTGTATACCTGAAATATACTTATTAGCTAGCTCCTAATCTACCTTTGGTGAACCTCCTGGTGTACCTCTCAGTGTTGACAGTTTCTGTCACAAGAATATGAAATTTATAGGCTTTTCTAAAGAATCTAAACCAAAGAAACACCGTAGAACCTCACAAAGAGAAAGCACAGCAAATAACCCAGTAAGAATGACAAACACTATGCTTTTAAAAGTGAAATCCTGTTTGGGACTAGAAGATATTACTGCTCTTGGGTGGGGTCAAGGGATGCTCTACCTTTAATCCTATATTTTTAGAGAATGAAAATTAGGAATCCTGATGTCACTTCCTATTTATGTCAATGGAGGAGGGGGTTGGGCTTTTTTAGGACCTTCATGTATTCTGCTAAAACGGAACGCTATTCTTTCCAAATTCTGATAGAAGGTAGGGTTAAGCAATTGCGCTTGTTGATGCTAAATTAATGTATAGTGGCTGAAAGCAGGGACTTTAGAGTCAGACTCTTTTGTCATAGTTCTGGCTTCACCACTTCTTGGTCTAATTTTGATAAAACTAGTTTGCCCTTCTTTGCCCTTTCCTTTCAATTATCTGGAAAATTaggataataatattatttactgttaagtgtttttaaaaaggaaatgtgataATGAATATAAACTTTCAGCATATTGTGTAGCAAATGGTAACTGTAGAGTTAAAGGTTAGCAAAGATtgatgtgatgatgatgatgatgatgatgatgatttgaaAACTTCATTGTGACAGAATAAAAGCCCCAATGAAAGCCTGAGTTTTACTATATATAGAACACATACTTTCTATGTTGACATACTTTGTCCTGCATTTTAAGGAACTCTGGACTTTTAGCTTGTTCAGGATACTTTACATGGCACCACCCAGCAACTACTCCACTGCTCCAGTCTCTGAATTCCTCCTCATCTGCTTCCCTAACTACCAGAGTTGGCAGCACTGGCTGTCCCTGCCCctcagcctcctcttcctcctggccaTGGGGGCCAACGCCACCCTCTTAATCACTATCCGGCTGGAGGCCTCTCTGCATGAGCCCATGTACTACCTGCTCAGCCTCCTCTCCCTGCTGGACATCGTGCTCTGCCTCACTGTCATCCCCAAGGTCCTGGCCATCTTCTGGTTTGATCTGAGGTCCATCAGCTTCTCTGCCTGCTTCCTCCAGATGTTCATCATGAATTGCTTCCTTGCCATGGAGTCCTGCACATTCATggtcatggcctatgaccgctatgtggccatctgccaccCACTGAAGTACCCATCCATCATCACTGACCAATTTGTGGTTAGAGCTACCATATTTATTGTGGTCAGGaatgccttcttttttcttcctgttccagtacTTTCTTCCCGGCTCAGATACTGTGCAGAGAACATCATCAAGAACTGTATATGCACCAACCTGTCTGTGTCCAAACTCTCCTGTGATGACATCACCTTCAATCGGCTCTACCAGTTTGTGGCAGGCTGGACCCTATTGGGCTCTGACCTCATCCTAATTATTCTGTCCTACTCCTTCATCCTGAAAGCTGTGCTAAGGATCAAGGCTGAGGGTGCTACAGCCAAGGCCCTGAGCACGTGTGGTTCCCACTTCATCCTCATTCTCTTCTTCAGCACAGTCTTGCTGGTTCTGGTCATCACTAACCTGGCCAGGAAGAGAATTCCTCCAGATGTCCCCATCCTACTCAACATCCTGCACCACCTCATCCCCCCAGCTCTGAACCCCATTGTTTATGGTGTGAGAACCAAGGAGATCAAGCAAGGAATGCAGAAGCTGCTGAGAAGGTTGTAAGAGGTAAAAGGATCATATCCACCTTTGGAATTATTAGTAAAAGTTGGGAATTATTTTTATGCTGGAAAGGAAATTTTACTATTTAATCCCAGAATGAGTTCTGATTCTTTTTGTCTCAGACAATAATGAAAACATTGTTCTGTGAATCCTTGTTTCCTATTGCTTCAAAGGAAACCTTTCTTTCTTGTATCTGTAGTCACTTGGGAATTTGCCCTGACTGACTCCTTATCTGAGGATCTTGCCAGGTCTTAGCCAAATGGAGCTCGATTGGAGTGGGAGTGTTTGCcctaaagaaacaaattttatacTTAAAGAGATCTGCCTGTCTCCTGATTTGCAAAGAACATAGATGAATCTCCTGCCTCTTCTTTTAGACATGGCTTTTGTGGAGTGAGGGGTTGATTGGGCTGAAGTAAGGAATTCACCCCAGAATTTTGGTTTTGGGGGTTGAATGCTTCACTCTGAATATACTTGACCATTGTTATGAAGAGTTAATAAACTAAGTATGAAAATTTTTGTTCAGTATCTTGTATGCACACACCTTAATTACATAGACATTAAATGAATAATGATAATACCATTATTATTCCTATATTATTTTAAGCACACTACTTTCCCTGCTGCCCTCTGAGTATGAGGTGGATCATTGTTTCACTCCTCATTTAAGGTATCCACTTCATTTTGTCTTCCTCTAACCCtacagtcattttatttatttatttatttatttatttatttattgtaaatttactttttattggtgttcaatttgccaacatatagaataacacccagtgctcatcccatcaagtgcccccctcagtgcccaccacccagttccccccgccccccacccccctccccttccaccacccctagttcgtttcctagagttaggagtttctcgtgttctggctccctttctgatatttcccactcatttttctcctttcccctttattccctttcactattttttatattccccaaatgaatgagaccatataatgtttgtccttctccgattgacttatttcaccagcagaataccctctagttccatccacgtcgaagcaaatggtgggtatttgtcatttctaatggctgaggaatattccattgtatacatagaccacatcttctttatccattcatctttcgatggacaccgaggctccttccacagtttggctactgtggacattgctgctagaaacatcgggatgcaggtgtcccggcgtttcactgcatctgtatctttggggtaaatccccagcagtgcaattgctggtgcagccactctggaaaactgtgtggaggttcctcaaagagttaaaaatagatctgccctacagtCATTTTATTGTACCTTTCTAGTACCTTTCCTTGAGAAATGTTTATCTATGTCAGGGTTACTTTTGAAACTCCAAAGTGGTGCTCCATAAATCTGTCAGTTGAACTTACTCTATTCATACCTATGCAAGCTGGGTATGCCATGAGGCTATCTACAGGCATACCTTCTGGAACTGCAAAGGATGGCCATGGATGATATGTGGCTATGATACCATCCAGTGCTCACATTTTTGAGGCTCTCTGGCTTCCAATGCACTTGCTCCCCCAAAGTTGCCTCCACATTTCCATCTGGGATAGTCAAAGGAGAAAGACAGGCTCTTATACACCAGGCGTGAAACAGCAGACTGCTTTTACCACACCCAGACAAATGTGTAGTACATTATCTTACTGATTTGTGGCTGCATGATATGCAGATGCTTGATTGGTTTGCAGCTTCTGCCCAGGGCAGGAGAAAGGAATATCACCCTAAGTTTACCTgtaaaataaccaaagaaataaacagagcTTATAATTCTATATCACATATTTTTTACAGATCTCATGGAgtcctcactttattttttttgtaatttattttttattttttattggagttcaatttgccaacatataccataacacccagtgctcatcccgccaagagccccactcagtgcctgtcacccagtcacccccacccccgcccacttccctttccaccaccccttgtttgtttcccagacttaggagactttcatgttctatctccctttctgatatttcccac belongs to Canis lupus baileyi chromosome 23, mCanLup2.hap1, whole genome shotgun sequence and includes:
- the LOC140614894 gene encoding olfactory receptor 56A4-like — translated: MLTYFVLHFKELWTFSLFRILYMAPPSNYSTAPVSEFLLICFPNYQSWQHWLSLPLSLLFLLAMGANATLLITIRLEASLHEPMYYLLSLLSLLDIVLCLTVIPKVLAIFWFDLRSISFSACFLQMFIMNCFLAMESCTFMVMAYDRYVAICHPLKYPSIITDQFVVRATIFIVVRNAFFFLPVPVLSSRLRYCAENIIKNCICTNLSVSKLSCDDITFNRLYQFVAGWTLLGSDLILIILSYSFILKAVLRIKAEGATAKALSTCGSHFILILFFSTVLLVLVITNLARKRIPPDVPILLNILHHLIPPALNPIVYGVRTKEIKQGMQKLLRRL